A stretch of the Flavobacterium sp. 5 genome encodes the following:
- a CDS encoding M14 metallopeptidase family protein, with protein sequence MDLEQLFNQNKENTIEGRYITLESIEPLLKKHFIKNDVKIIGESVLGKPIYSYQKGHGKLKIYLWSQMHGNESTTTKALFDFINLLNNGSDLAKQLLETFTFYSIPMLNPDGAELYTRANANSIDLNRDSQNLTQPESKILRATFDEFKPDYCFNLHDQRTIFGVANTGKPATLSFLAPSYNEEREVNESRLKAINLIAGINDVLQKYIPGQIGRFDDSFNINCIGDTFQYLGVPTLLFEAGHFSNDYEREKTRKFVFMSLVSSFIILSENDVVDNRNDKYLNIPQNNVVFFDFMYKNVKINYDGNEIITNFVAQYKEELIDNKLNFNAYIVEVGDLKGYFGHFEYDAKGALYQDNFVNFPKEGQIADFNLDKKVFFLNGKIKK encoded by the coding sequence ATGGATTTAGAACAATTATTCAATCAGAATAAAGAAAATACTATTGAAGGGCGATACATAACTTTGGAATCTATTGAGCCTTTATTGAAAAAACATTTTATTAAAAATGATGTCAAAATAATAGGAGAATCAGTTTTAGGCAAACCTATTTATAGTTACCAAAAAGGACACGGGAAATTAAAAATTTACCTTTGGTCACAAATGCATGGAAATGAAAGTACCACAACCAAAGCGTTATTTGATTTTATAAACCTTTTAAATAATGGTTCGGATTTAGCAAAACAACTATTGGAGACCTTTACTTTTTACAGCATTCCAATGTTAAATCCAGATGGTGCAGAATTATACACACGTGCTAACGCAAATAGCATTGATTTAAACAGAGATTCTCAAAATCTCACTCAGCCAGAAAGCAAAATTTTAAGAGCTACTTTTGACGAGTTTAAGCCAGATTATTGTTTTAATCTTCATGATCAACGTACTATTTTTGGTGTTGCAAATACGGGTAAACCAGCAACTCTTTCTTTTTTAGCGCCATCTTATAATGAAGAAAGAGAGGTTAATGAGTCTAGATTGAAAGCAATCAATTTAATAGCAGGTATAAATGATGTTTTACAAAAATATATACCTGGACAAATTGGACGATTTGATGATTCATTTAACATTAATTGCATAGGTGACACTTTTCAATACCTAGGCGTCCCTACATTATTATTTGAAGCAGGACACTTTTCAAATGATTATGAAAGAGAAAAAACAAGAAAATTCGTATTTATGTCCTTGGTTTCCAGTTTCATTATTCTGAGCGAAAACGATGTAGTTGACAATAGAAATGATAAATATTTAAACATTCCTCAGAATAATGTAGTTTTTTTTGATTTTATGTACAAAAATGTCAAAATAAATTATGATGGTAATGAAATAATCACGAATTTTGTCGCTCAATATAAAGAAGAGTTAATCGATAACAAATTAAATTTTAATGCTTACATAGTTGAAGTAGGAGATTTAAAGGGATATTTTGGCCATTTCGAGTACGATGCTAAAGGAGCTTTATATCAAGATAATTTCGTTAATTTTCCAAAAGAAGGACAAATTGCCGATTTTAATTTAGATAAAAAAGTCTTTTTTCTTAACGGAAAGATAAAAAAATGA
- a CDS encoding DinB family protein, protein MNSNQLPVNEYSKFNATYIQALENVELFEELEISLHDFIKFVQNIPLDKFDYSYAEGKWTIKEIIQHIIDTERIFSYRALRISRNDKTPLPGFEENAYVDNTNAKSRSIQDLLTEFSAVRHSNLLMFKSFSDEQLRRIGIASDNEVSVRALGFLILGHLKHHQKVFAERYL, encoded by the coding sequence ATGAATTCAAATCAATTACCAGTAAATGAATATTCAAAATTTAATGCTACCTACATACAAGCATTAGAAAATGTTGAATTATTTGAAGAATTAGAAATTAGTTTACATGACTTTATCAAATTTGTCCAAAATATTCCCTTGGACAAATTTGATTATAGTTATGCCGAAGGAAAATGGACTATTAAAGAAATTATTCAGCACATTATTGATACTGAAAGAATTTTTAGTTACCGAGCTCTGAGAATTTCCAGAAATGATAAAACACCTTTGCCAGGTTTTGAGGAAAATGCTTATGTAGATAATACCAACGCTAAAAGCAGAAGTATACAAGATTTATTAACAGAATTTTCTGCAGTAAGACATTCAAACTTATTGATGTTCAAAAGTTTTTCTGATGAACAATTAAGAAGAATAGGAATTGCATCAGATAATGAAGTTTCAGTAAGAGCTCTAGGTTTTTTAATTTTGGGACATCTTAAACATCATCAAAAAGTTTTTGCAGAAAGATATCTATAA
- a CDS encoding Lrp/AsnC family transcriptional regulator, whose product MSKFRLDEVDHQILDMLIDNTRVPFTDIAKKLLISAGTVHVRVKKMEDAGIIMGSSLVLDYDKLGYSFIAYVGVFLNNTSQTKFVLERINEIPFVTVASVTTGKFNIFCKIRAKDTKHAKDVIFMIDDIEGVYRTETMISLEESINDKKRLMHTIFKEM is encoded by the coding sequence ATGAGTAAGTTTCGTTTAGATGAAGTAGATCACCAGATTTTAGATATGTTGATAGACAACACAAGAGTTCCGTTTACTGACATTGCAAAAAAATTATTGATTTCAGCTGGAACGGTTCATGTTAGAGTTAAAAAAATGGAGGATGCAGGTATTATCATGGGATCTTCTTTGGTCCTTGATTATGATAAATTAGGATATTCATTTATTGCTTATGTTGGAGTTTTTCTTAATAATACTTCTCAAACTAAATTTGTTTTAGAGCGTATTAATGAAATTCCATTTGTAACTGTAGCCTCTGTAACTACAGGTAAATTCAATATTTTTTGCAAAATTAGAGCAAAAGATACTAAGCATGCAAAGGATGTTATTTTTATGATTGACGATATTGAGGGGGTTTATAGAACAGAAACTATGATTTCTCTTGAGGAGAGTATTAATGATAAAAAGCGCTTGATGCATACCATCTTCAAAGAAATGTAA
- a CDS encoding helix-turn-helix transcriptional regulator — MVNTDDFIKRLEIILDYYSLSASSFADKIGVQRSSMSHLLSGRNKPSLDFILKIIDIFQDVDLYWILNGTGSFPKNSELIQNSNLVVQNLDTPTPIDLFSQISLSEEKVSVSEKMKQVTRTSENENSDEIEKIVFFYKNGTFKSYKPNS; from the coding sequence ATGGTAAACACAGACGATTTTATAAAAAGACTGGAGATCATACTCGATTATTATAGTCTGAGCGCCTCATCATTTGCAGATAAAATAGGTGTACAGCGTTCAAGTATGTCTCACCTCCTTTCGGGAAGAAATAAACCAAGCTTGGATTTTATCTTAAAAATTATAGATATTTTTCAGGATGTAGATTTGTATTGGATATTAAATGGGACAGGATCATTTCCGAAAAATTCTGAACTAATTCAAAATTCGAATCTAGTTGTACAAAATTTAGACACTCCTACCCCAATTGATTTATTTTCTCAAATTTCATTATCTGAAGAAAAAGTGTCTGTTTCAGAAAAAATGAAACAAGTGACAAGAACTTCAGAAAATGAAAATTCTGATGAAATTGAAAAAATTGTTTTTTTTTATAAAAATGGAACTTTTAAATCCTATAAACCAAATTCGTGA
- a CDS encoding 1-acyl-sn-glycerol-3-phosphate acyltransferase, which yields MKKQIYKWIFCNLMGWKIEGVFNEQIKKSILMVMPHTSWHDFYVAIICRGAIGVEINWIGKKELFRFPFGYFFKSLGGAPLDRAGGLNKVESIAKLFESKETFRLGLSPEGTRKKVEVLKTGFYYIALKANVPIIPIAMNFEKKAFNFGDAFYPTGNIESDLNLLNKHFAGVKGKIPENGYIEPLN from the coding sequence ATGAAGAAACAAATCTATAAGTGGATCTTTTGCAATTTAATGGGATGGAAAATAGAAGGTGTCTTCAATGAGCAAATAAAAAAAAGCATTTTAATGGTAATGCCGCATACTAGTTGGCATGATTTCTATGTAGCTATTATTTGTCGAGGAGCAATAGGAGTTGAGATTAATTGGATAGGAAAGAAGGAATTATTTCGGTTCCCATTTGGTTATTTTTTTAAATCTTTAGGCGGAGCGCCACTAGATAGAGCAGGAGGATTAAACAAAGTAGAATCCATTGCGAAATTATTTGAATCTAAAGAAACCTTTCGACTAGGTTTGTCACCAGAAGGAACTCGTAAAAAAGTTGAAGTACTTAAAACGGGTTTTTACTATATTGCTCTTAAAGCAAATGTACCTATAATTCCAATTGCTATGAACTTTGAAAAAAAAGCGTTCAATTTTGGAGATGCTTTTTACCCCACAGGTAATATAGAATCAGATTTAAATTTATTGAATAAACATTTCGCAGGTGTTAAAGGAAAAATACCCGAAAACGGATATATTGAACCTTTAAATTAA
- a CDS encoding phosphoenolpyruvate carboxylase yields MYTLPKIERFNENVLSKYHIYNSVFITLPFDSVDNTGVLLPIFTELCDNGFKKQKTPTEIFDFFSDKYMHSDSEKDKINLMFHFIQYIERQIVLFDAIEDAAFPVVNNMEGRGSLRDIKEKSDVKNNKEELIHFLENFNVRTVLTAHPTQFYPGPVLGIINDLTEAIRSNDLLEIKQLLAQLGKTPFIQNEKPNPFDEAVSLIWYLENVFYDTSGEMVHYLQKNVFEGESIKNPLIKLGFWPGGDRDGNPFVTTEITLKVAERLRTSILKCYYVEIRNLKRKLTFPVVDSLVMELEQKLYRSVFYSKGEIFITLEEFKLQLIKIKTIIIEQHQSLYVDQIDALLIRLNLFGFHFATLDIRQNSKIHQSVFYDIVDYYSKSKENIFPDNYFQLTENDKMEVLSTLKGDLDSADFENEMTRSTIESIQAIKTIQENNGEFGANRYIISNNESALNVMETFALFKLCNWENATVDIIPLFESVDDLHNAHLVMEKLYTNTEYAQHLLNRNNKQTIMLGFSDGTKDGGYLMANWSIYKAKEALTEISRKYGIHAIFFDGRGGPPARGGGKTHKFYASLGPNIENNEIQITIQGQTISSNFGTLDSCRYNLENLLSAGVANQVFNQGQNELSQDEKAILDQMAELGYDKYLSFKNHPKFIPYLEQMSTLKYYAKTNIGSRPSKRSKSESLDFADLRAIPFVGSWSQLKQNVPGFFGVGTALKHFENNNQWDKVQGLYNDSLFFKTLLENSMMSLAKSFFPLTAYMSKDPEFGAFWQIIYDEFLETKRLLLKIAGHTELMENYPDGIASIQMRERIVLPLLTIQQYALLKISELNKAENPDLNLIKVYEKIVTRSLFGNTNASRNSA; encoded by the coding sequence ATGTACACGTTACCAAAAATAGAACGTTTTAATGAAAATGTTTTATCAAAATATCATATTTACAATAGTGTATTTATAACATTACCTTTTGATTCTGTTGATAATACAGGTGTTTTATTACCTATATTCACAGAACTTTGTGATAATGGTTTCAAAAAACAAAAGACTCCTACAGAAATTTTTGATTTTTTTTCAGATAAATACATGCATAGTGATTCTGAAAAAGACAAAATTAATTTGATGTTTCATTTTATACAATATATTGAACGCCAGATTGTTTTATTTGATGCTATTGAAGATGCTGCTTTTCCCGTTGTCAACAATATGGAAGGAAGAGGTTCTCTTCGTGATATTAAAGAAAAATCAGATGTCAAAAATAACAAGGAAGAACTGATTCATTTTCTTGAAAACTTTAATGTTCGTACAGTTTTAACTGCTCATCCGACTCAATTCTATCCTGGACCAGTTTTAGGTATTATAAATGATTTGACAGAAGCTATTAGAAGTAATGATCTATTAGAAATCAAGCAATTATTAGCTCAGCTAGGTAAGACACCTTTTATTCAAAATGAAAAGCCGAATCCTTTTGATGAAGCAGTAAGCTTAATTTGGTATCTAGAAAATGTTTTTTATGATACTTCTGGAGAAATGGTTCATTATCTTCAAAAAAATGTTTTTGAAGGAGAATCTATAAAAAATCCATTAATAAAACTTGGTTTTTGGCCAGGTGGTGACCGTGATGGAAATCCTTTTGTTACTACTGAAATTACTTTAAAAGTAGCTGAACGTTTGAGAACTTCTATATTAAAATGTTATTATGTTGAAATAAGAAATTTAAAACGAAAGTTAACTTTTCCTGTTGTTGATTCATTGGTAATGGAACTAGAACAAAAATTGTATCGTTCTGTTTTTTATTCTAAAGGTGAAATATTTATTACGCTTGAAGAATTTAAATTGCAACTTATAAAAATAAAAACGATAATAATTGAGCAACATCAATCACTTTACGTTGACCAAATTGATGCATTACTTATTCGTTTAAATTTATTTGGTTTCCATTTTGCTACTCTAGATATTAGACAAAATAGCAAAATTCACCAAAGTGTTTTTTATGACATTGTAGATTATTATTCAAAATCAAAAGAAAATATCTTTCCAGATAATTATTTTCAATTGACTGAGAATGATAAAATGGAAGTTTTATCAACATTAAAAGGTGATTTAGATTCAGCTGATTTTGAAAATGAAATGACAAGATCAACTATTGAATCAATTCAAGCCATAAAAACAATTCAGGAAAACAATGGTGAATTTGGTGCAAATCGTTATATCATTAGTAATAATGAAAGCGCACTTAATGTAATGGAAACTTTTGCATTATTTAAATTATGCAATTGGGAAAATGCTACTGTAGATATAATTCCTCTTTTTGAATCTGTTGATGATTTACATAATGCACATTTAGTAATGGAAAAATTATATACCAATACTGAGTATGCTCAACATTTGTTAAACAGAAATAACAAGCAAACAATAATGTTAGGTTTTTCTGACGGTACAAAAGATGGTGGTTATTTGATGGCAAATTGGAGTATATATAAAGCAAAAGAGGCTTTAACCGAAATATCAAGAAAATACGGTATTCACGCTATCTTTTTTGACGGACGTGGTGGACCTCCAGCACGTGGTGGTGGAAAAACACATAAATTTTATGCATCACTAGGACCGAATATTGAAAACAATGAAATTCAAATTACTATTCAAGGACAAACTATTAGTTCAAATTTTGGAACTTTAGATTCTTGTCGTTATAATTTAGAAAATCTATTAAGTGCTGGTGTTGCTAATCAAGTATTCAATCAAGGACAAAACGAATTGAGTCAAGATGAAAAAGCTATTTTGGATCAAATGGCTGAATTAGGATATGATAAATACTTGAGTTTTAAAAATCATCCTAAATTCATTCCATATTTAGAACAGATGAGTACTTTAAAATATTATGCGAAAACTAATATTGGAAGTCGTCCATCAAAAAGAAGCAAATCTGAAAGTCTAGATTTTGCAGACTTAAGAGCGATTCCTTTTGTGGGTTCTTGGAGTCAATTAAAACAAAATGTTCCTGGATTTTTTGGAGTAGGTACAGCTTTAAAACATTTTGAAAATAACAATCAATGGGATAAAGTTCAAGGGCTATATAATGATTCATTATTTTTTAAAACCTTACTTGAAAATAGTATGATGTCATTGGCTAAATCTTTTTTCCCTTTGACAGCTTACATGAGCAAGGATCCCGAATTTGGTGCTTTTTGGCAAATTATTTATGATGAATTTTTGGAAACAAAAAGGTTATTATTGAAAATTGCTGGTCATACTGAATTAATGGAAAATTATCCTGATGGTATAGCTTCAATTCAAATGAGAGAACGTATTGTGTTGCCATTGTTGACAATACAACAATATGCTTTGCTAAAAATCAGTGAACTTAATAAAGCTGAAAACCCAGATTTGAACTTGATTAAAGTATATGAGAAAATTGTGACTCGTTCGCTTTTTGGAAATACTAATGCAAGTAGAAACTCTGCTTAA
- the recQ gene encoding DNA helicase RecQ, with product MTTEILHAKLKENFGFEKFRPNQEEIINSILSGKDTLAIMPTGGGKSICFQLPALVFSGITIVISPLIALMKDQVDSLKANGIAACFINSSQSSDEQEFHIQNLKDNKVKLVYVAPESLSFLENAFSQITVSLIAIDEAHCISAWGHDFRPAYTNLGYLKNRFPSTPILGLTATADKATRTDISEQLNLINPEIFISSFDRKNLSLEVRPALDRVKQIIDFINTKPNESGIIYCLSRKTTEELAQKLQKIGIKAKAYHAGLENKIRSTTQDEFINDDCQVVCATIAFGMGIDKSNVRWVIHYNLPKNIEGYYQEIGRAGRDGLRSETILFKSYGDLVQLQKFASGGLNAEVQLAKLERMKQYSDALSCRRKILLSYFGELVSDNCGNCDICKNPPAFFDGTIIAQKALSAVMRLQESEALPMIVDFLRGSKNAAIYDKGYQNLKTYAVGSDISWYDWNQYIIQLINLGYCEIAFHQQNRIKLTPFAKKVLFDGEKVKLTNVLKKVNQSEEEKIVKTKSTENSLFEFLRKLRAEIAKEENVPAYVIFNDATLKQLEIQRPMSDEEFLSIDGVGKAKLEKYGHVFIKAIIEFQKIKKVKAKKESSTYKETLELFNIGLLVEEIAIKRKLGVTTIFSHLAKLYSDGHPINLSVYISDQEISKIAQAKIRLENPPALKSYFDFFEETISYDKIRIGLTILEKENDAKIKTYSVDNIRLEHSEAYKKWNIEEDVKLEKMYKEGKKIKELTSIFGRNEGSINSRLKKIGLK from the coding sequence ATGACTACAGAAATTTTACACGCCAAACTTAAAGAGAATTTTGGGTTTGAAAAATTCAGACCTAATCAAGAAGAAATTATTAATAGCATTCTTTCAGGAAAAGATACTCTAGCAATTATGCCAACAGGAGGAGGTAAATCTATTTGTTTTCAACTTCCAGCTTTAGTGTTTTCAGGAATTACTATTGTTATTTCGCCACTAATTGCATTAATGAAAGATCAGGTAGATAGTTTGAAAGCCAATGGAATAGCCGCATGTTTCATTAATAGTAGTCAGTCCAGTGATGAACAAGAATTTCATATTCAAAATTTAAAAGATAACAAAGTCAAGCTCGTTTATGTTGCGCCTGAAAGTTTATCGTTTTTGGAAAATGCATTTAGTCAGATAACTGTAAGCTTAATTGCTATTGATGAAGCTCATTGCATTTCGGCATGGGGTCATGATTTTCGACCAGCTTATACTAATCTTGGATATTTAAAAAATCGCTTCCCTTCTACTCCAATCTTAGGATTGACAGCAACTGCAGACAAAGCAACCCGCACAGATATATCTGAACAATTAAATTTAATTAATCCTGAGATTTTTATATCTTCTTTCGATAGAAAAAATTTAAGTTTAGAAGTTAGACCTGCATTAGATCGTGTAAAACAAATTATTGATTTTATTAATACCAAACCAAATGAGTCGGGTATTATATATTGCTTAAGTCGTAAAACTACTGAAGAACTTGCACAAAAATTACAAAAAATTGGTATCAAAGCAAAAGCGTATCACGCAGGTTTAGAAAATAAAATTCGTTCTACAACTCAAGATGAATTTATAAACGATGATTGCCAAGTGGTTTGTGCCACAATTGCTTTTGGAATGGGGATCGATAAATCGAATGTTCGTTGGGTTATTCATTATAATTTACCAAAAAATATTGAGGGCTATTATCAAGAAATTGGAAGAGCTGGTCGTGATGGATTGCGATCTGAAACTATTTTATTCAAAAGTTATGGTGATTTAGTTCAATTACAAAAATTTGCTTCTGGAGGTTTGAATGCTGAAGTACAACTTGCCAAACTAGAACGGATGAAGCAATATTCAGACGCATTAAGTTGTCGTAGAAAAATTTTACTGTCCTATTTTGGCGAATTAGTATCTGATAATTGTGGTAATTGTGATATTTGTAAAAATCCTCCAGCATTTTTTGATGGAACAATAATTGCTCAAAAAGCTTTGTCAGCTGTAATGCGCTTACAAGAATCCGAAGCGTTACCAATGATTGTGGATTTTCTAAGAGGTTCCAAAAATGCAGCAATCTATGATAAAGGATACCAAAATTTAAAAACCTATGCAGTTGGTTCTGATATTTCTTGGTATGACTGGAATCAATATATTATTCAATTAATAAATTTAGGATATTGTGAAATCGCCTTTCATCAACAGAATAGAATTAAATTAACACCTTTTGCAAAAAAAGTTTTGTTTGATGGTGAAAAAGTAAAATTGACAAATGTTCTGAAAAAAGTAAATCAATCTGAAGAAGAAAAAATTGTAAAGACGAAATCAACTGAGAATTCTCTTTTTGAATTTTTGAGAAAACTTCGTGCAGAAATTGCTAAAGAAGAAAATGTTCCAGCTTATGTTATTTTTAATGATGCTACTCTTAAACAATTAGAAATTCAAAGACCAATGAGTGACGAAGAATTTCTAAGTATCGATGGAGTTGGAAAAGCAAAACTTGAAAAATATGGTCATGTTTTTATAAAGGCAATAATTGAATTTCAAAAAATAAAAAAAGTTAAAGCAAAAAAAGAGAGCAGTACTTATAAGGAAACTTTGGAGTTATTTAATATTGGATTATTAGTTGAAGAAATTGCAATAAAAAGAAAATTAGGAGTTACAACAATATTTTCTCATTTAGCTAAATTGTACAGCGACGGACATCCAATAAATTTGAGTGTTTATATTTCTGATCAAGAAATTTCAAAAATTGCTCAAGCAAAAATAAGATTAGAAAATCCACCTGCATTAAAATCTTATTTTGATTTTTTTGAGGAAACCATATCGTATGATAAAATTAGAATTGGCTTGACAATTCTTGAAAAAGAAAACGATGCTAAAATAAAAACCTATTCTGTAGACAATATTAGATTAGAACATTCTGAGGCTTACAAGAAATGGAATATCGAAGAAGATGTAAAACTTGAAAAAATGTACAAAGAAGGAAAAAAAATAAAAGAGTTAACTTCTATATTTGGAAGAAATGAAGGTTCGATTAATTCTAGGTTAAAAAAAATAGGATTAAAATAA
- a CDS encoding spermidine synthase, whose protein sequence is MLRKLLSYIIPIKIFKINSPLSKTIEVTWANGELVLDSENTNYSYGSLQRILRRGLKHFGFKKIVKMQHILVLGVAGGSVIKTLVDEIHYEGKITGVDIDSKIIEIANEYFELDKIKNLDIIIEDAFEFVLKTKDKYGLIIIDIFQDTKMPNFLFEKFFIDRICFLLNSKGIVLFNTMCLTAADNFRNQNFIKDFNDVNFNIQSIPRVEVHNELIIIEKLN, encoded by the coding sequence ATGCTTCGTAAATTATTAAGTTATATTATTCCAATTAAAATATTTAAAATCAATTCACCTCTAAGTAAAACTATAGAAGTAACCTGGGCAAATGGAGAATTAGTACTGGATTCTGAAAACACTAATTATTCCTATGGAAGTCTGCAGCGCATTTTAAGAAGAGGTCTAAAGCATTTTGGATTTAAAAAAATTGTAAAAATGCAGCACATCTTGGTTTTAGGAGTTGCCGGCGGAAGTGTTATTAAAACTTTGGTAGATGAAATCCATTACGAAGGTAAAATCACTGGTGTTGATATCGATTCAAAAATCATTGAAATTGCCAACGAATACTTTGAGCTCGACAAAATTAAAAATCTGGACATTATTATTGAAGATGCTTTTGAATTTGTTTTAAAAACTAAAGATAAATATGGTTTAATTATTATTGATATATTTCAGGATACTAAAATGCCAAATTTTTTGTTCGAAAAATTCTTTATAGATAGAATTTGTTTTTTGCTTAATAGTAAAGGAATTGTATTGTTTAATACAATGTGTCTGACAGCTGCTGATAACTTCCGAAATCAAAATTTTATTAAAGATTTTAATGATGTTAATTTCAACATTCAATCTATTCCTAGGGTTGAAGTACACAACGAATTAATTATAATTGAAAAATTGAATTAG
- the kdsB gene encoding 3-deoxy-manno-octulosonate cytidylyltransferase: MKIIAVIPARYASTRFPAKLMQDLGGKTIILRTYESAINTKLFDDVFVVTDSDLIYNEIITNGGKAIMSIKEHESGSDRIAEAVENLDVDIVINVQGDEPFIDTEPLREVIEVFKNDTAKQVDLASLMREIKNEEEINNPNNVKVVVDQNEFALYFSRSVIPYPREKNVGVRYMQHIGIYAFRKQALLDFYSLPMKSLEASEKLEQLRYLEFGKRIKMIETTHVGIGIDTQEDLEKAKKMLAALESRN, encoded by the coding sequence ATGAAAATAATAGCAGTTATACCGGCACGTTACGCATCAACACGATTTCCAGCAAAATTAATGCAGGATTTAGGAGGAAAAACAATAATTCTTAGAACCTATGAATCAGCAATTAATACAAAATTATTCGATGATGTTTTTGTGGTAACCGATTCAGATTTGATTTATAATGAAATTATTACTAATGGTGGAAAAGCCATTATGAGTATTAAAGAACACGAATCGGGGAGTGATAGGATTGCCGAAGCTGTTGAAAATCTAGATGTAGATATCGTAATAAATGTGCAAGGTGACGAACCATTTATAGACACTGAGCCTTTGCGAGAAGTGATTGAAGTTTTTAAAAATGATACAGCCAAACAAGTTGATTTAGCTTCGTTAATGCGAGAAATAAAAAACGAAGAAGAAATCAATAATCCAAACAATGTAAAAGTAGTTGTAGATCAAAATGAATTTGCATTGTACTTTTCACGTTCTGTAATTCCATATCCGAGAGAGAAAAATGTAGGTGTTCGCTACATGCAGCACATCGGTATTTACGCTTTTAGAAAACAAGCTTTACTGGATTTCTATAGTTTGCCAATGAAATCATTGGAAGCATCCGAAAAACTGGAACAATTGCGTTATTTAGAATTTGGAAAACGCATCAAAATGATAGAAACTACTCACGTTGGAATCGGAATCGATACTCAAGAAGATTTAGAGAAAGCTAAAAAAATGTTAGCTGCTCTAGAATCAAGAAACTAA
- a CDS encoding DNA-deoxyinosine glycosylase has translation MQIKSFPYFIDSNTEIIILGTMPGAISLEKQEYYANPRNHFWKIIYSIFDDLPISDSFEEKKEVLLSNKIGIWDVLENCERKGSLDIHIKNHKENDFENLFKELPKITKIIFNGKKSYDFFFKRYGKIEGITYFVMPSTSPANTMTFENKLKIWSSCFI, from the coding sequence ATGCAAATAAAATCATTTCCTTATTTTATAGATTCGAATACAGAAATAATAATTTTGGGAACTATGCCTGGAGCAATATCCCTTGAAAAACAAGAATATTATGCTAACCCAAGAAATCATTTTTGGAAAATTATATATTCTATTTTTGATGATTTACCCATTTCAGATTCTTTTGAAGAAAAAAAAGAAGTTTTATTATCTAATAAAATTGGGATTTGGGATGTTTTAGAAAATTGCGAAAGAAAAGGAAGTTTGGATATTCATATCAAAAATCATAAAGAAAATGATTTTGAAAATTTATTTAAAGAGCTTCCTAAAATCACAAAAATTATTTTTAATGGAAAAAAGAGTTATGACTTTTTTTTTAAGAGATATGGAAAAATTGAAGGCATCACTTATTTTGTGATGCCTTCAACTAGTCCTGCAAATACAATGACTTTTGAGAATAAATTGAAAATTTGGTCAAGTTGTTTTATTTAA